From Penicillium psychrofluorescens genome assembly, chromosome: 1, one genomic window encodes:
- a CDS encoding uncharacterized protein (ID:PFLUO_000824-T1.cds;~source:funannotate), protein MPSVDSPPEKAPDDSSKLKTFLGILRKFVGVTDIASVRFSLPAQLLEPRPNLEYWHYLDRPETFASIGKSDDELGRMLEVLRFWFTKDLKYIKGKPCKPYNSTLGEFFRCSWDVSDAVPEEANLPGVSSGSSGASTVDDGTGERVKVSYLTEQTSHHPPVSAFYIDCAERGVTARGFDQISAKFTGTSIRVSPGQHNLGIFVTLEKRDNEEYQLTHPSAHLGGLLRGALSITVSDTCYINCPKTKVKAILQYLEDGWLGRSQYRLQGVIFRYDPDNDTITNIKDVPEGDVLARITGSWHGKIYFTPTGTKEPSLLIDITPLCPMAKILPPDEEQLSNESLKFWSDVTSAIVDKRFTQATKLKQEIEERQRQRAAERKEENEEWKPRFFTGAVTPLGKPELTEEGQKVLEGIRSGNYALEESDVQGA, encoded by the exons ATGCCATCCGTCGACTCACCACCCGAGAAAGCCCCCGATGATTCCTCCAAGCTGAAAACCTTCCTGGGCATCCTCCGCAA GTTCGTGGGTGTGACAGACATCGCCTCGGTGCGCTTCTCGCTGCCAGCGCAACTGCTCGAGCCCCGGCCGAATCTAG AATATTGGCACTACCTGGACCGACCCGAGACCTTTGCGAG CATTGGCAAGTCCGATGACGAGCTAGGTCGGATGCTGGAGGTGTTGCGGTTCTGGTTCACTAAGGACCTG AAATACATCAAGGGCAAACCGTGCAAGCCATACAACTCGACTCTCGGTGAATTCTTTCGG TGCAGTTGGGACGTGTCAGATGCGGTCCCCGAAGAAGCGAACCTGCCTGGTGTGAGCTCAGGTAGTAGCGGTGCTTCTAccgtcgatgatggcaccgGGGAAAGGGTCAAGGTCTCCTATCTGACCGAGCAGACCTCGCACCACCCACCTGTCTCGGCATTCTATATTGACTGTGCGGAACGGGGAGTCACCGCGCGCGGGTTCGACCAAATCAGCGCCAAGTTCACCGGCACCAGCATTCGGGTATCTCCTGGTCAGCACAACCTGGGCATTTTCGTCACACTCGAAAAGAGAGACAACGAGGAGTACCAGTTGACCCATCCGTCTGCACATCTGGGAGGCCTGCTGCGAGGCGCCCTGTCGATTACCGTCTCCGACACTTGCTATATCAACTGCCCGAAGACGAAGGTCAAGGCTATTCTGCAGTACCTGGAAGATGGGTGGCTTGGACGGTCTCAATATAGGTTGCAGGGGGTGATCTTCCGCTACGATCCCGACAATGACACCATCACAAATATCAAAGACGTGCCAGAGGGTGATGTGCTGGCCCGGATCACTGGCTCGTGGCATGGCAAGATCTATTTCACCCCTACAGGAACTAAGGAGCCTTCCTTGCTGATCGATATCACCCCTCTCTGCCCCATGGCGAAGATTCTCCCTCCAGACGAAGAGCAGCTGTCCAACGAATCGCTCAAGTTCTGGTCGGATgtcacctccgccatcgTTGACAAGCGGTTCACCCAGGCCACCAAGCTGAAACAGGAAATCGAGGAACGGCAGCGACAGCGGGCCGCAGAGCGCAAGGAGGAAAACGAAGAGTGGAAGCCGCGCTTTTTCACTGGCGCAGTCACGCCACTGGGAAAACCGGAACTGACCGAAGAAGGACAGAAAGTCCTAGAAGGCATCCGGTCCGGCAACTACGCCTTGGAAGAGAGCGACGTGCAGGGCGCATAA
- a CDS encoding uncharacterized protein (ID:PFLUO_000825-T1.cds;~source:funannotate), producing MTARKRRRSSSADISVSEICQRATSQERDSWNGFCEIESEPALFNVMLREFGVKGVKVQEVVSLDEEMMAFLHKPVYGLIFLFRWREDDFGKQEASCPEGLWFANQTADNACASVALLNIVNNIENIDLGENLQHFKDFTMPFTPALRGDAINNFEFIKRVHNSFARYRTPFFDARALDNDSPRKMDMLGSDLQLKTESKSKRSSKAKNGYDENDSDASFHFIAFVPAMRKVWKFDGLERQPQTLGECSEEDWLELVKPDILTRMAAYEEDQIEFSILGLVRDPLPELLDQLAVNVRCLEILNQCILSQTEEEAPGPPLDVLQETILGPDSSLPLTREDIDTADVSVQAREYDSCSAAQLQQAQQQLSDAQRGLRASIQEEKQSQWADADYAAGRRFDYAPAVRTWLRCLARKQLIQELQW from the exons ATGACCGCTCGCAAACGACGCCGTAGCTCGTCGGCAGACATATCAGTCTCCGAAATCTGCCAGCGGGCGACATCCCAGGAGCGAGACAGCTGGAATGGCTTCTGTGAGATCGAGTCGGAGCCA GCCCTTTTCAATGTGATGCTCCGGGAGTTTGGAGTCAAAGGGGTCAAGGTGCAAGAAGTTGTTTCgctggacgaagagatgATGGCCTTCCTCCA TAAGCCGGTCTACGGATTgatctttctcttccgctGGCGCGAAGATGATTTCggaaagcaagaagcaagTTGCCCAGAGGGCCTCTGGTTTGCCAATCAG ACCGCCGACAATGCATGCGCGAGTGTCGCATTGCTGAACATCGTCAACAATATCGAAAACATCGACTTGGGAGAGAATCTTCAACACTTCAAGGATTTCACCATGCCATTCACCCCAGCACTACGGGGCGATGCAATCAACAATTTTGAGTTTATCAAAAGAGTCCACAACTCTTTCGCACGGTACAGGACCCCTTTCTTCGATGCTCGTGCTCTGGATAATGATTCCCCTAGAAAAATGGACATGCTGGGTTCGGATCTACAGCTCAAAACCGAATCCAAGTCCAAAAGATCTagcaaggccaagaacggCTACGATGAAAATGACTCAGACGCTTCTTTCCACTTCATCGCTTTCGTACCAGCAATGAGAAAAGTGTGGAAGTTTGATGGCCTCGAACGGCAGCCCCAAACGCTAG GCGAATGcagcgaagaagactggCTGGAGTTGGTCAAGCCGGATATTCTCACCCGCATGGCGGCATATGAAGAGGACCAGATCGAGTTCTCCATCCTGGGTCTCGTGCGCGACCCTTtgcccgagctgctggaccAGCTTGCGGTCAACGTGCGGTGCCTAGAGATCCTCAACCAGTGTATCTTATCCCagacagaagaagaggcgcCGGGGCCTCCACTTGATGTGCTTCAGGAGACGATACTGGGACCTGACTCCTCTCTGCCCTTGACGCGGGAGGATATCGACACGGCCGACGTGTCTGTTCAAGCGCGCGAGTACGACTCATGCTCCGCGGCACAATTGCAGCAagcacagcagcagctcaGCGATGCGCAGCGGGGCTTGCGTGCAAGCATCCAGGAGGAGAAACAGTCACAGTGGGCGGACGCGGACTATGCCGCTGGACGGCGGTTTGACTATGCTCCCGCGGTGCGGACTTGGCTGCGATGCCTGGCCCGCAAGCAGCTGATTCAGGAACTGCAGTGGTAG